A window of Nicotiana tabacum cultivar K326 chromosome 24, ASM71507v2, whole genome shotgun sequence contains these coding sequences:
- the LOC107794729 gene encoding large ribosomal subunit protein bL21m-like isoform X1: MANRRCVQTLSRHLTYLLSPNPSSLHSLTSISPQTLTPQILKSIVTLTPSPKCPNVTTKISSFHRHFCSNRPINSDDDEEGSEEETDDDHDVEGLESNIEPSREYTPEEKEHEAAEIGYKVIGPLQKSDRVFKPYEPVFAVVQIGSHQFKVSNGDSIFTEKLKFCEVNDKLILNKVLLLGSTTQTIIGRPILPDAAVHAVVEEHALDAKVLIFKKKRRKNYRRTRGHRQELTKLRITDIQGIEKPEVAHPLKTEKKGVKKMPHAVGC, encoded by the exons ATGGCGAATCGGCGATGCGTTCAAACCCTAAGCCGTCATTTAACATATCTTCTCTCTCCAAACCCATCATCTCTCCATTCCCTCACTTCCATTTCACCTCAAACCCTAACCCCACAAATACTTAAATCCATCGTCACACTCACTCCCTCTCCCAAATGCCCCAATGTTACCACTAAAATTTCATCTTTCCACAGGCATTTCTGTTCCAATCGACCGATCAATAGCGATGATGACGAGGAGGGAAGTGAAGAAGAAACTGATGATGATCATGACGTGGAGGGTTTGGAGTCGAATATTGAGCCCAGCAGAGAGTACACTCCAGAGGAGAAAGAACACGAGGCAGCTGAAATTGGGTATAAGGTCATCGGCCCACTTCAGAAATCGGACCGGGTCTTCAAACCATATGAACCCGTTTTTGCCGTTGTTCAG ATTGGTTCTCACCAGTTTAAAGTGAGCAATGGTGATTCCATTTTTACTGAGAAACTGAAGTTCTGCGAAGTTAATGACAAG TTAATACTAAACAAGGTTTTGCTGCTGGGCTCAACGACTCAGACAATCATTGGCAGGCCTATATTGCCGGATGCAGCTGTTCATGCTGTCGTTGAGGAGCAT GCATTAGATGCTAAAGTACTTATATTCAAGAAGAAGAGACGGAAGAATTATCGACGTACACGAGGACATCGACAG gaattaACAAAATTGAGGATTACGGATATACAAGGTATTGAGAAACCTGAAGTGGCACACCCTCTTAAAACAGAGAAGAAAGGTGTTAAGAAG ATGCCACATGCGGTCGGGTGTTAA
- the LOC107794729 gene encoding large ribosomal subunit protein bL21m-like isoform X2, whose amino-acid sequence MANRRCVQTLSRHLTYLLSPNPSSLHSLTSISPQTLTPQILKSIVTLTPSPKCPNVTTKISSFHRHFCSNRPINSDDDEEGSEEETDDDHDVEGLESNIEPSREYTPEEKEHEAAEIGYKVIGPLQKSDRVFKPYEPVFAVVQIGSHQFKVSNGDSIFTEKLKFCEVNDKLILNKVLLLGSTTQTIIGRPILPDAAVHAVVEEHALDAKVLIFKKKRRKNYRRTRGHRQELTKLRITDIQGIEKPEVAHPLKTEKKGVKKVAVAA is encoded by the exons ATGGCGAATCGGCGATGCGTTCAAACCCTAAGCCGTCATTTAACATATCTTCTCTCTCCAAACCCATCATCTCTCCATTCCCTCACTTCCATTTCACCTCAAACCCTAACCCCACAAATACTTAAATCCATCGTCACACTCACTCCCTCTCCCAAATGCCCCAATGTTACCACTAAAATTTCATCTTTCCACAGGCATTTCTGTTCCAATCGACCGATCAATAGCGATGATGACGAGGAGGGAAGTGAAGAAGAAACTGATGATGATCATGACGTGGAGGGTTTGGAGTCGAATATTGAGCCCAGCAGAGAGTACACTCCAGAGGAGAAAGAACACGAGGCAGCTGAAATTGGGTATAAGGTCATCGGCCCACTTCAGAAATCGGACCGGGTCTTCAAACCATATGAACCCGTTTTTGCCGTTGTTCAG ATTGGTTCTCACCAGTTTAAAGTGAGCAATGGTGATTCCATTTTTACTGAGAAACTGAAGTTCTGCGAAGTTAATGACAAG TTAATACTAAACAAGGTTTTGCTGCTGGGCTCAACGACTCAGACAATCATTGGCAGGCCTATATTGCCGGATGCAGCTGTTCATGCTGTCGTTGAGGAGCAT GCATTAGATGCTAAAGTACTTATATTCAAGAAGAAGAGACGGAAGAATTATCGACGTACACGAGGACATCGACAG gaattaACAAAATTGAGGATTACGGATATACAAGGTATTGAGAAACCTGAAGTGGCACACCCTCTTAAAACAGAGAAGAAAGGTGTTAAGAAGGTAGCAGTAGCAGCTTAA